In Drosophila yakuba strain Tai18E2 chromosome X, Prin_Dyak_Tai18E2_2.1, whole genome shotgun sequence, a single genomic region encodes these proteins:
- the LOC6524470 gene encoding alpha-actinin, sarcomeric isoform X6: MMMENGLSMEYGDGYMEQEEEWEREGLLDPAWEKQQKKTFTAWCNSHLRKAGTAIDNIEEDFRNGLKLMLLLEVISGETLPKPDRGKMRFHKIANVNKALDFIASKGVHLVSIGAEEIVDGNLKMTLGMIWTIILRFAIQDISVEEMTAKEGLLLWCQRKTAPYKNVNVQNFHLSFKDGLAFCALIHRHRPDLIDYAKLSKDNPLENLNTAFDVAEKYLDIPRMLDPDDLQNTALPDERAVMTYVSSYYHCFSGAQKAETAANRICKVLKVNQENERLMEEYERLASDLLEWIRRTMPWLNSRQADNSLAGVQKKLEEYRTYRRKHKPPRVEQKAKLETNFNTLQTKLRLSNRPAYLPTEGKTVSDISNSWKGLELAEKAFEEWLLAETMRLERLEHLAQKFKHKADAHEDWTRGKEEMLQSQDFRQCKLNELKALKKKHEAFESDLAAHQDRVEQIAAIAQELNTLEYHDCVSVNARCQRICDQWDRLGALTQRRRTALDEAERILEKIDILHLEFAKRAAPFNNWLDGTREDLVDMFIVHTMEEIQGLIQAHDQFKATLGEADKEFNLIVNLVREVESIVKQHQIPGGLENPYTTLTANDMTRKWSDVRQLVPQRDQTLANELRKQQNNEMLRRQFAEKANIVGPWIERQMDAVTAIGMGLQGSLEDQLHRLKEYEQAVYAYKPNIEELEKIHQAVQESMIFENRYTNYTMETLRVGWEQLLTSINRNINEVENQILTRDSKGISQEQLNEFRSSFNHFDKNRTGRLSPEEFKSCLVSLGYSIGKDRQGDLDFQRILAVVDPNNTGYVHFDAFLDFMTRESTDTDTAEQVIDSFRILAADKPYILPDELRRELPPDQAEYCIQRMPPYKGPNGVPGALDYMSFSTALYGETDL; the protein is encoded by the exons ATGATGATGGAGAACGGACTCTCCATGGAGTACGGAGATGGCTACatggagcaggaggaggagtggGAGCGCGAGGGCCTGCTCGATCCTGCGTGGGAGAAGCAACAGAAGAAG ACATTTACCGCCTGGTGTAACAGCCATCTGCGCAAGGCCGGTACAGCCATTGACAACATCGAGGAGGACTTCCGCAACGGCCTCaagctgatgctgctgctggaggtgATCTCCGGCGAGACGCTGCCCAAGCCCGATCGCGGCAAGATGCGCTTCCACAAGATCGCCAACGTGAACAAGGCTCTCGACTTCATCGCCTCCAAGGGCGTCCATCTGGTGTCCATTGGTGCCGAGGAGATTGTCGATGGCAACCTGAAGATGACTCTGGGTATGATCTGGACGATCATCCTGCGCTTCGCCATTCAGGACATCTCCGTGGAGGAGATGACCGCCAAGGAGGGTCTGCTGCTGTGGTGCCAGCGCAAGACGGCTCCCTACAAGAACGTCAACGTACAGAACTTCCATCTGTCGTTTAAG GATGGTCTGGCCTTCTGTGCCCTTATCCATCGCCATCGTCCAGATTTAATCGACTACGCCAAGCTGTCCAAAGACAATCCTCTGGAGAATCTTAATACTGCCTTCGATGTGGCCGAGAAGTACCTGGATATTCCTCGCATGTTGGATCCAGATG ATCTCCAGAATACAGCTTTGCCCGATGAGCGGGCGGTGATGACGTATGTGTCCTCGTACTATCACTGCTTCAGTGGCGCCCAAAAG GCGGAAACCGCTGCCAACCGAATTTGCAAGGTGCTCAAGGTCAACCAGGAGAATGAACGCCTCATGGAGGAGTACGAGCGTCTGGCCAGTGAT tTGCTGGAGTGGATCCGTCGCACCATGCCCTGGTTGAACTCGCGCCAGGCCGACAACTCGCTGGCGGGTGTGCAGAAGAAGCTGGAGGAGTACCGCACCTACCGTCGCAAGCACAAGCCACCACGTGTGGAGCAGAAGGCCAAGCTGGAGACCAACTTCAACACGCTGCAGACCAAGTTGCGCCTCTCCAACCGGCCCGCTTACCTGCCCACCGAGGGCAAGACCGTGTCCGACATCTCCAACTCGTGGAAGGGCCTGGAGCTGGCCGAGAAGGCCTTTGAGGAATGGCTGCTGGCCGAGACTATGCGCCTGGAGCGCCTCGAACATCTGGCCCAGAAGTTCAAGCACAAG GCCGATGCCCACGAGGACTGGACGCGTGGCAAGGAGGAGATGCTGCAGTCGCAGGACTTCCGCCAGTGCAAGCTCAACGAGCTGAAGGCCCTGAAGAAGAAGCACGAAGCCTTTGAGTCTGACCTGGCCGCTCACCAGGATCGCGTGGAGCAGATTGCCGCCATCGCCCAGGAGCTTAA CACTCTGGAGTACCATGACTGTGTGTCGGTGAACGCCAGGTGCCAGCGCATCTGCGACCAATGGGATCGCCTGGGTGCTCTTACCCAGCGAAGGCGCACCGCCTTGGACGAGGCTGAGCGAATCCTGGAGAAGATCGACATCTTGCATTTGGAGTTCGCGAAGCGTGCGGCGCCGTTCAACAACTGGCTGGATGGTACACGCGAGGATCTAGTGGACATGTTCATTGTGCACACCATGGAGGAAATCCAAGGCCTGATCCAGGCGCACGACCAGTTCAAGGCGACCCTCGGCGAGGCCGACAAAGAGTTCAACCTGATCGTGAACCTGGTCCGCGAAGTGGAGTCGATTGTGAAGCAGCACCAGATCCCCGGCGGCCTGGAGAACCCCTACACCACCCTGACCGCCAACGACATGACGCGCAAGTGGAGCGACGTCCGCCAGCTGGTGCCCCAACGCGACCAGACTTTGGCCAACGAGCTGCGCAAGCAGCAGAACAACGAGATGCTCCGCCGTCAGTTTGCCGAGAAGGCCAACATTGTCGGCCCCTGGATCGAGCGGCAAATGGACGCGGTCACGGCCATTGGCATGGGACTGCAGGGATCGCTGGAGGACCAACTGCACCGGCTCAAGGAGTACGAGCAGGCCGTCTACGCCTACAAGCCGAACAttgaggagctggagaagatcCACCAAGCGGTGCAGGAATCGATGATCTTCGAGAACCGATACACCAACTATACGATGGAAACGCTGCGCGTCGGCTGGGAGCAGCTGCTGACATCCATTAACCGCAACATCAACGAGGTGGAGAACCAGATTCTCACCCGCGACTCCAAGGGCATTAGCCAGGAGCAGCTGAACGAATTCCGTAGCAGCTTCAACCACTTCGACAAGAACCGTACCGGCCGCCTGTCGCCCGAGGAGTTCAAGTCGTGCCTGGTCTCGCTGGGCTACTCGATTGGCAAGGATCGCCAGGGTGATTTGGACTTCCAGCGCATCCTCGCCGTCGTCGATCCCAACAACACTGGCTACGTGCACTTCGACGCCTTCCTCGACTTCATGACCCGCGAGAGCACCGATACCGACACTGCCGAACAAGTCATCGACTCCTTCCGAATCCTGGCAGCCGACAAG CCATACATTTTGCCCGACGAACTGCGCCGCGAGTTGCCGCCAGACCAGGCCGAGTACTGCATCCAGCGCATGCCCCCCTATAAGGGACCCAACGGAGTGCCCGGCGCCCTGGACTACATGTCCTTCAGCACAGCTCTCTACGGCGAGACCGACTTGTAA
- the LOC6524470 gene encoding alpha-actinin, sarcomeric isoform X3, translated as MMMENGLSMEYGDGYMEQEEEWEREGLLDPAWEKQQKKTFTAWCNSHLRKAGTAIDNIEEDFRNGLKLMLLLEVISGETLPKPDRGKMRFHKIANVNKALDFIASKGVHLVSIGAEEIVDGNLKMTLGMIWTIILRFAIQDISVEEMTAKEGLLLWCQRKTAPYKNVNVQNFHLSFKDGLAFCALIHRHRPDLIDYAKLSKDNPLENLNTAFDVAEKYLDIPRMLDPDDLQNTALPDERAVMTYVSSYYHCFSGAQKAETAANRICKVLKVNQENERLMEEYERLASDLLEWIRRTMPWLNSRQADNSLAGVQKKLEEYRTYRRKHKPPRVEQKAKLETNFNTLQTKLRLSNRPAYLPTEGKTVSDISNSWKGLELAEKAFEEWLLAETMRLERLEHLAQKFKHKADAHEDWTRGKEEMLQSQDFRQCKLNELKALKKKHEAFESDLAAHQDRVEQIAAIAQELNVSTLEYHDCVSVNARCQRICDQWDRLGALTQRRRTALDEAERILEKIDILHLEFAKRAAPFNNWLDGTREDLVDMFIVHTMEEIQGLIQAHDQFKATLGEADKEFNLIVNLVREVESIVKQHQIPGGLENPYTTLTANDMTRKWSDVRQLVPQRDQTLANELRKQQNNEMLRRQFAEKANIVGPWIERQMDAVTAIGMGLQGSLEDQLHRLKEYEQAVYAYKPNIEELEKIHQAVQESMIFENRYTNYTMETLRVGWEQLLTSINRNINEVENQILTRDSKGISQEQLNEFRSSFNHFDKNRTGRLSPEEFKSCLVSLGYSIGKDRQGDLDFQRILAVVDPNNTGYVHFDAFLDFMTRESTDTDTAEQVIDSFRILAADKPYILPDELRRELPPDQAEYCIQRMPPYKGPNGVPGALDYMSFSTALYGETDL; from the exons ATGATGATGGAGAACGGACTCTCCATGGAGTACGGAGATGGCTACatggagcaggaggaggagtggGAGCGCGAGGGCCTGCTCGATCCTGCGTGGGAGAAGCAACAGAAGAAG ACATTTACCGCCTGGTGTAACAGCCATCTGCGCAAGGCCGGTACAGCCATTGACAACATCGAGGAGGACTTCCGCAACGGCCTCaagctgatgctgctgctggaggtgATCTCCGGCGAGACGCTGCCCAAGCCCGATCGCGGCAAGATGCGCTTCCACAAGATCGCCAACGTGAACAAGGCTCTCGACTTCATCGCCTCCAAGGGCGTCCATCTGGTGTCCATTGGTGCCGAGGAGATTGTCGATGGCAACCTGAAGATGACTCTGGGTATGATCTGGACGATCATCCTGCGCTTCGCCATTCAGGACATCTCCGTGGAGGAGATGACCGCCAAGGAGGGTCTGCTGCTGTGGTGCCAGCGCAAGACGGCTCCCTACAAGAACGTCAACGTACAGAACTTCCATCTGTCGTTTAAG GATGGTCTGGCCTTCTGTGCCCTTATCCATCGCCATCGTCCAGATTTAATCGACTACGCCAAGCTGTCCAAAGACAATCCTCTGGAGAATCTTAATACTGCCTTCGATGTGGCCGAGAAGTACCTGGATATTCCTCGCATGTTGGATCCAGATG ATCTCCAGAATACAGCTTTGCCCGATGAGCGGGCGGTGATGACGTATGTGTCCTCGTACTATCACTGCTTCAGTGGCGCCCAAAAG GCGGAAACCGCTGCCAACCGAATTTGCAAGGTGCTCAAGGTCAACCAGGAGAATGAACGCCTCATGGAGGAGTACGAGCGTCTGGCCAGTGAT tTGCTGGAGTGGATCCGTCGCACCATGCCCTGGTTGAACTCGCGCCAGGCCGACAACTCGCTGGCGGGTGTGCAGAAGAAGCTGGAGGAGTACCGCACCTACCGTCGCAAGCACAAGCCACCACGTGTGGAGCAGAAGGCCAAGCTGGAGACCAACTTCAACACGCTGCAGACCAAGTTGCGCCTCTCCAACCGGCCCGCTTACCTGCCCACCGAGGGCAAGACCGTGTCCGACATCTCCAACTCGTGGAAGGGCCTGGAGCTGGCCGAGAAGGCCTTTGAGGAATGGCTGCTGGCCGAGACTATGCGCCTGGAGCGCCTCGAACATCTGGCCCAGAAGTTCAAGCACAAG GCCGATGCCCACGAGGACTGGACGCGTGGCAAGGAGGAGATGCTGCAGTCGCAGGACTTCCGCCAGTGCAAGCTCAACGAGCTGAAGGCCCTGAAGAAGAAGCACGAAGCCTTTGAGTCTGACCTGGCCGCTCACCAGGATCGCGTGGAGCAGATTGCCGCCATCGCCCAGGAGCTTAA CGTGAG CACTCTGGAGTACCATGACTGTGTGTCGGTGAACGCCAGGTGCCAGCGCATCTGCGACCAATGGGATCGCCTGGGTGCTCTTACCCAGCGAAGGCGCACCGCCTTGGACGAGGCTGAGCGAATCCTGGAGAAGATCGACATCTTGCATTTGGAGTTCGCGAAGCGTGCGGCGCCGTTCAACAACTGGCTGGATGGTACACGCGAGGATCTAGTGGACATGTTCATTGTGCACACCATGGAGGAAATCCAAGGCCTGATCCAGGCGCACGACCAGTTCAAGGCGACCCTCGGCGAGGCCGACAAAGAGTTCAACCTGATCGTGAACCTGGTCCGCGAAGTGGAGTCGATTGTGAAGCAGCACCAGATCCCCGGCGGCCTGGAGAACCCCTACACCACCCTGACCGCCAACGACATGACGCGCAAGTGGAGCGACGTCCGCCAGCTGGTGCCCCAACGCGACCAGACTTTGGCCAACGAGCTGCGCAAGCAGCAGAACAACGAGATGCTCCGCCGTCAGTTTGCCGAGAAGGCCAACATTGTCGGCCCCTGGATCGAGCGGCAAATGGACGCGGTCACGGCCATTGGCATGGGACTGCAGGGATCGCTGGAGGACCAACTGCACCGGCTCAAGGAGTACGAGCAGGCCGTCTACGCCTACAAGCCGAACAttgaggagctggagaagatcCACCAAGCGGTGCAGGAATCGATGATCTTCGAGAACCGATACACCAACTATACGATGGAAACGCTGCGCGTCGGCTGGGAGCAGCTGCTGACATCCATTAACCGCAACATCAACGAGGTGGAGAACCAGATTCTCACCCGCGACTCCAAGGGCATTAGCCAGGAGCAGCTGAACGAATTCCGTAGCAGCTTCAACCACTTCGACAAGAACCGTACCGGCCGCCTGTCGCCCGAGGAGTTCAAGTCGTGCCTGGTCTCGCTGGGCTACTCGATTGGCAAGGATCGCCAGGGTGATTTGGACTTCCAGCGCATCCTCGCCGTCGTCGATCCCAACAACACTGGCTACGTGCACTTCGACGCCTTCCTCGACTTCATGACCCGCGAGAGCACCGATACCGACACTGCCGAACAAGTCATCGACTCCTTCCGAATCCTGGCAGCCGACAAG CCATACATTTTGCCCGACGAACTGCGCCGCGAGTTGCCGCCAGACCAGGCCGAGTACTGCATCCAGCGCATGCCCCCCTATAAGGGACCCAACGGAGTGCCCGGCGCCCTGGACTACATGTCCTTCAGCACAGCTCTCTACGGCGAGACCGACTTGTAA
- the LOC6524470 gene encoding alpha-actinin, sarcomeric isoform X2: MMMENGLSMEYGDGYMEQEEEWEREGLLDPAWEKQQKKTFTAWCNSHLRKAGTAIDNIEEDFRNGLKLMLLLEVISGETLPKPDRGKMRFHKIANVNKALDFIASKGVHLVSIGAEEIVDGNLKMTLGMIWTIILRFAIQDISVEEMTAKEGLLLWCQRKTAPYKNVNVQNFHLSFKDGLAFCALIHRHRPDLIDYAKLSKDNPLENLNTAFDVAEKYLDIPRMLDPDDLINTPKPDERAIMTYVSCYYHAFQGAQQVGNVTHVPEPTRQYTYVPNNYNAETAANRICKVLKVNQENERLMEEYERLASDLLEWIRRTMPWLNSRQADNSLAGVQKKLEEYRTYRRKHKPPRVEQKAKLETNFNTLQTKLRLSNRPAYLPTEGKTVSDISNSWKGLELAEKAFEEWLLAETMRLERLEHLAQKFKHKADAHEDWTRGKEEMLQSQDFRQCKLNELKALKKKHEAFESDLAAHQDRVEQIAAIAQELNTLEYHDCVSVNARCQRICDQWDRLGALTQRRRTALDEAERILEKIDILHLEFAKRAAPFNNWLDGTREDLVDMFIVHTMEEIQGLIQAHDQFKATLGEADKEFNLIVNLVREVESIVKQHQIPGGLENPYTTLTANDMTRKWSDVRQLVPQRDQTLANELRKQQNNEMLRRQFAEKANIVGPWIERQMDAVTAIGMGLQGSLEDQLHRLKEYEQAVYAYKPNIEELEKIHQAVQESMIFENRYTNYTMETLRVGWEQLLTSINRNINEVENQILTRDSKGISQEQLNEFRSSFNHFDKNRTGRLSPEEFKSCLVSLGYSIGKDRQGDLDFQRILAVVDPNNTGYVHFDAFLDFMTRESTDTDTAEQVIDSFRILAADKPYILPDELRRELPPDQAEYCIQRMPPYKGPNGVPGALDYMSFSTALYGETDL, encoded by the exons ATGATGATGGAGAACGGACTCTCCATGGAGTACGGAGATGGCTACatggagcaggaggaggagtggGAGCGCGAGGGCCTGCTCGATCCTGCGTGGGAGAAGCAACAGAAGAAG ACATTTACCGCCTGGTGTAACAGCCATCTGCGCAAGGCCGGTACAGCCATTGACAACATCGAGGAGGACTTCCGCAACGGCCTCaagctgatgctgctgctggaggtgATCTCCGGCGAGACGCTGCCCAAGCCCGATCGCGGCAAGATGCGCTTCCACAAGATCGCCAACGTGAACAAGGCTCTCGACTTCATCGCCTCCAAGGGCGTCCATCTGGTGTCCATTGGTGCCGAGGAGATTGTCGATGGCAACCTGAAGATGACTCTGGGTATGATCTGGACGATCATCCTGCGCTTCGCCATTCAGGACATCTCCGTGGAGGAGATGACCGCCAAGGAGGGTCTGCTGCTGTGGTGCCAGCGCAAGACGGCTCCCTACAAGAACGTCAACGTACAGAACTTCCATCTGTCGTTTAAG GATGGTCTGGCCTTCTGTGCCCTTATCCATCGCCATCGTCCAGATTTAATCGACTACGCCAAGCTGTCCAAAGACAATCCTCTGGAGAATCTTAATACTGCCTTCGATGTGGCCGAGAAGTACCTGGATATTCCTCGCATGTTGGATCCAGATG ATTTGATCAACACTCCGAAACCGGATGAACGTGCCATCATGACGTACGTCTCCTGCTACTACCACGCCTTCCAGGGAGCCCAACAGGTTGGAAATGTGACGCATGTACCCGAACCCACAAGACAATACACCTACGTCCCGAATAATTACAAT GCGGAAACCGCTGCCAACCGAATTTGCAAGGTGCTCAAGGTCAACCAGGAGAATGAACGCCTCATGGAGGAGTACGAGCGTCTGGCCAGTGAT tTGCTGGAGTGGATCCGTCGCACCATGCCCTGGTTGAACTCGCGCCAGGCCGACAACTCGCTGGCGGGTGTGCAGAAGAAGCTGGAGGAGTACCGCACCTACCGTCGCAAGCACAAGCCACCACGTGTGGAGCAGAAGGCCAAGCTGGAGACCAACTTCAACACGCTGCAGACCAAGTTGCGCCTCTCCAACCGGCCCGCTTACCTGCCCACCGAGGGCAAGACCGTGTCCGACATCTCCAACTCGTGGAAGGGCCTGGAGCTGGCCGAGAAGGCCTTTGAGGAATGGCTGCTGGCCGAGACTATGCGCCTGGAGCGCCTCGAACATCTGGCCCAGAAGTTCAAGCACAAG GCCGATGCCCACGAGGACTGGACGCGTGGCAAGGAGGAGATGCTGCAGTCGCAGGACTTCCGCCAGTGCAAGCTCAACGAGCTGAAGGCCCTGAAGAAGAAGCACGAAGCCTTTGAGTCTGACCTGGCCGCTCACCAGGATCGCGTGGAGCAGATTGCCGCCATCGCCCAGGAGCTTAA CACTCTGGAGTACCATGACTGTGTGTCGGTGAACGCCAGGTGCCAGCGCATCTGCGACCAATGGGATCGCCTGGGTGCTCTTACCCAGCGAAGGCGCACCGCCTTGGACGAGGCTGAGCGAATCCTGGAGAAGATCGACATCTTGCATTTGGAGTTCGCGAAGCGTGCGGCGCCGTTCAACAACTGGCTGGATGGTACACGCGAGGATCTAGTGGACATGTTCATTGTGCACACCATGGAGGAAATCCAAGGCCTGATCCAGGCGCACGACCAGTTCAAGGCGACCCTCGGCGAGGCCGACAAAGAGTTCAACCTGATCGTGAACCTGGTCCGCGAAGTGGAGTCGATTGTGAAGCAGCACCAGATCCCCGGCGGCCTGGAGAACCCCTACACCACCCTGACCGCCAACGACATGACGCGCAAGTGGAGCGACGTCCGCCAGCTGGTGCCCCAACGCGACCAGACTTTGGCCAACGAGCTGCGCAAGCAGCAGAACAACGAGATGCTCCGCCGTCAGTTTGCCGAGAAGGCCAACATTGTCGGCCCCTGGATCGAGCGGCAAATGGACGCGGTCACGGCCATTGGCATGGGACTGCAGGGATCGCTGGAGGACCAACTGCACCGGCTCAAGGAGTACGAGCAGGCCGTCTACGCCTACAAGCCGAACAttgaggagctggagaagatcCACCAAGCGGTGCAGGAATCGATGATCTTCGAGAACCGATACACCAACTATACGATGGAAACGCTGCGCGTCGGCTGGGAGCAGCTGCTGACATCCATTAACCGCAACATCAACGAGGTGGAGAACCAGATTCTCACCCGCGACTCCAAGGGCATTAGCCAGGAGCAGCTGAACGAATTCCGTAGCAGCTTCAACCACTTCGACAAGAACCGTACCGGCCGCCTGTCGCCCGAGGAGTTCAAGTCGTGCCTGGTCTCGCTGGGCTACTCGATTGGCAAGGATCGCCAGGGTGATTTGGACTTCCAGCGCATCCTCGCCGTCGTCGATCCCAACAACACTGGCTACGTGCACTTCGACGCCTTCCTCGACTTCATGACCCGCGAGAGCACCGATACCGACACTGCCGAACAAGTCATCGACTCCTTCCGAATCCTGGCAGCCGACAAG CCATACATTTTGCCCGACGAACTGCGCCGCGAGTTGCCGCCAGACCAGGCCGAGTACTGCATCCAGCGCATGCCCCCCTATAAGGGACCCAACGGAGTGCCCGGCGCCCTGGACTACATGTCCTTCAGCACAGCTCTCTACGGCGAGACCGACTTGTAA
- the LOC6524470 gene encoding alpha-actinin, sarcomeric isoform X4, producing MMMENGLSMEYGDGYMEQEEEWEREGLLDPAWEKQQKKTFTAWCNSHLRKAGTAIDNIEEDFRNGLKLMLLLEVISGETLPKPDRGKMRFHKIANVNKALDFIASKGVHLVSIGAEEIVDGNLKMTLGMIWTIILRFAIQDISVEEMTAKEGLLLWCQRKTAPYKNVNVQNFHLSFKDGLAFCALIHRHRPDLIDYAKLSKDNPLENLNTAFDVAEKYLDIPRMLDPDDLINTPKPDERAIMTYVSCYYHAFQGAQQAETAANRICKVLKVNQENERLMEEYERLASDLLEWIRRTMPWLNSRQADNSLAGVQKKLEEYRTYRRKHKPPRVEQKAKLETNFNTLQTKLRLSNRPAYLPTEGKTVSDISNSWKGLELAEKAFEEWLLAETMRLERLEHLAQKFKHKADAHEDWTRGKEEMLQSQDFRQCKLNELKALKKKHEAFESDLAAHQDRVEQIAAIAQELNVSTLEYHDCVSVNARCQRICDQWDRLGALTQRRRTALDEAERILEKIDILHLEFAKRAAPFNNWLDGTREDLVDMFIVHTMEEIQGLIQAHDQFKATLGEADKEFNLIVNLVREVESIVKQHQIPGGLENPYTTLTANDMTRKWSDVRQLVPQRDQTLANELRKQQNNEMLRRQFAEKANIVGPWIERQMDAVTAIGMGLQGSLEDQLHRLKEYEQAVYAYKPNIEELEKIHQAVQESMIFENRYTNYTMETLRVGWEQLLTSINRNINEVENQILTRDSKGISQEQLNEFRSSFNHFDKNRTGRLSPEEFKSCLVSLGYSIGKDRQGDLDFQRILAVVDPNNTGYVHFDAFLDFMTRESTDTDTAEQVIDSFRILAADKPYILPDELRRELPPDQAEYCIQRMPPYKGPNGVPGALDYMSFSTALYGETDL from the exons ATGATGATGGAGAACGGACTCTCCATGGAGTACGGAGATGGCTACatggagcaggaggaggagtggGAGCGCGAGGGCCTGCTCGATCCTGCGTGGGAGAAGCAACAGAAGAAG ACATTTACCGCCTGGTGTAACAGCCATCTGCGCAAGGCCGGTACAGCCATTGACAACATCGAGGAGGACTTCCGCAACGGCCTCaagctgatgctgctgctggaggtgATCTCCGGCGAGACGCTGCCCAAGCCCGATCGCGGCAAGATGCGCTTCCACAAGATCGCCAACGTGAACAAGGCTCTCGACTTCATCGCCTCCAAGGGCGTCCATCTGGTGTCCATTGGTGCCGAGGAGATTGTCGATGGCAACCTGAAGATGACTCTGGGTATGATCTGGACGATCATCCTGCGCTTCGCCATTCAGGACATCTCCGTGGAGGAGATGACCGCCAAGGAGGGTCTGCTGCTGTGGTGCCAGCGCAAGACGGCTCCCTACAAGAACGTCAACGTACAGAACTTCCATCTGTCGTTTAAG GATGGTCTGGCCTTCTGTGCCCTTATCCATCGCCATCGTCCAGATTTAATCGACTACGCCAAGCTGTCCAAAGACAATCCTCTGGAGAATCTTAATACTGCCTTCGATGTGGCCGAGAAGTACCTGGATATTCCTCGCATGTTGGATCCAGATG ATTTGATCAACACTCCGAAACCGGATGAACGTGCCATCATGACGTACGTCTCCTGCTACTACCACGCCTTCCAGGGAGCCCAACAG GCGGAAACCGCTGCCAACCGAATTTGCAAGGTGCTCAAGGTCAACCAGGAGAATGAACGCCTCATGGAGGAGTACGAGCGTCTGGCCAGTGAT tTGCTGGAGTGGATCCGTCGCACCATGCCCTGGTTGAACTCGCGCCAGGCCGACAACTCGCTGGCGGGTGTGCAGAAGAAGCTGGAGGAGTACCGCACCTACCGTCGCAAGCACAAGCCACCACGTGTGGAGCAGAAGGCCAAGCTGGAGACCAACTTCAACACGCTGCAGACCAAGTTGCGCCTCTCCAACCGGCCCGCTTACCTGCCCACCGAGGGCAAGACCGTGTCCGACATCTCCAACTCGTGGAAGGGCCTGGAGCTGGCCGAGAAGGCCTTTGAGGAATGGCTGCTGGCCGAGACTATGCGCCTGGAGCGCCTCGAACATCTGGCCCAGAAGTTCAAGCACAAG GCCGATGCCCACGAGGACTGGACGCGTGGCAAGGAGGAGATGCTGCAGTCGCAGGACTTCCGCCAGTGCAAGCTCAACGAGCTGAAGGCCCTGAAGAAGAAGCACGAAGCCTTTGAGTCTGACCTGGCCGCTCACCAGGATCGCGTGGAGCAGATTGCCGCCATCGCCCAGGAGCTTAA CGTGAG CACTCTGGAGTACCATGACTGTGTGTCGGTGAACGCCAGGTGCCAGCGCATCTGCGACCAATGGGATCGCCTGGGTGCTCTTACCCAGCGAAGGCGCACCGCCTTGGACGAGGCTGAGCGAATCCTGGAGAAGATCGACATCTTGCATTTGGAGTTCGCGAAGCGTGCGGCGCCGTTCAACAACTGGCTGGATGGTACACGCGAGGATCTAGTGGACATGTTCATTGTGCACACCATGGAGGAAATCCAAGGCCTGATCCAGGCGCACGACCAGTTCAAGGCGACCCTCGGCGAGGCCGACAAAGAGTTCAACCTGATCGTGAACCTGGTCCGCGAAGTGGAGTCGATTGTGAAGCAGCACCAGATCCCCGGCGGCCTGGAGAACCCCTACACCACCCTGACCGCCAACGACATGACGCGCAAGTGGAGCGACGTCCGCCAGCTGGTGCCCCAACGCGACCAGACTTTGGCCAACGAGCTGCGCAAGCAGCAGAACAACGAGATGCTCCGCCGTCAGTTTGCCGAGAAGGCCAACATTGTCGGCCCCTGGATCGAGCGGCAAATGGACGCGGTCACGGCCATTGGCATGGGACTGCAGGGATCGCTGGAGGACCAACTGCACCGGCTCAAGGAGTACGAGCAGGCCGTCTACGCCTACAAGCCGAACAttgaggagctggagaagatcCACCAAGCGGTGCAGGAATCGATGATCTTCGAGAACCGATACACCAACTATACGATGGAAACGCTGCGCGTCGGCTGGGAGCAGCTGCTGACATCCATTAACCGCAACATCAACGAGGTGGAGAACCAGATTCTCACCCGCGACTCCAAGGGCATTAGCCAGGAGCAGCTGAACGAATTCCGTAGCAGCTTCAACCACTTCGACAAGAACCGTACCGGCCGCCTGTCGCCCGAGGAGTTCAAGTCGTGCCTGGTCTCGCTGGGCTACTCGATTGGCAAGGATCGCCAGGGTGATTTGGACTTCCAGCGCATCCTCGCCGTCGTCGATCCCAACAACACTGGCTACGTGCACTTCGACGCCTTCCTCGACTTCATGACCCGCGAGAGCACCGATACCGACACTGCCGAACAAGTCATCGACTCCTTCCGAATCCTGGCAGCCGACAAG CCATACATTTTGCCCGACGAACTGCGCCGCGAGTTGCCGCCAGACCAGGCCGAGTACTGCATCCAGCGCATGCCCCCCTATAAGGGACCCAACGGAGTGCCCGGCGCCCTGGACTACATGTCCTTCAGCACAGCTCTCTACGGCGAGACCGACTTGTAA